One Roseomonas sp. OT10 DNA window includes the following coding sequences:
- the fabF gene encoding beta-ketoacyl-ACP synthase II: MFGQLSAPRRVVVTGMGIACPLGVGVEKVWQRLLAGESGIGAIQSFDVKDLPAKIAGQVPAGTRETGGLDLAEWVPVKDQKKMDRFIHLAMVAATEAVEDSGWVPQTEEDRWATGVMIGSGIGGLPAIYDASVQVSQGRAKRLSPFFIPSALINLASGHVSIRYGFKGPNHAVVTACATGVHAIGDAARLISFGDADVMVAGGTEAAVSEIGMAGFCASRALSTGFNDRPTEGSRPWDKDRDGFVMGEGAGVLVLEELEHAKKRGAKIYGEVIGYGMSGDAYHITAPAEGHDGAYRAMKACLKSAGIVPADIQYINAHGTSTPMGDDLELEAVEKLFNGDADKVAMSSTKSAIGHLLGAAGAVEAVFSLLAIRDDVAPPTLNLEEPSRPSVIDRVPLVAQERPIEVALSNSFGFGGTNASILFRAAP, from the coding sequence GTGTTCGGTCAGCTCTCTGCGCCCCGGCGCGTGGTCGTCACGGGCATGGGCATTGCCTGCCCGCTCGGCGTGGGCGTGGAGAAGGTGTGGCAACGGCTGCTCGCCGGCGAAAGCGGCATCGGCGCCATCCAGTCCTTCGACGTGAAGGACCTGCCCGCGAAGATCGCCGGGCAGGTTCCGGCCGGCACGCGGGAGACGGGGGGGCTCGACCTCGCCGAATGGGTCCCGGTGAAGGACCAGAAGAAGATGGACCGCTTCATCCATCTCGCCATGGTCGCGGCCACCGAGGCGGTGGAGGATAGCGGCTGGGTTCCCCAGACCGAGGAGGATCGCTGGGCCACCGGGGTCATGATCGGCTCCGGCATCGGCGGGTTGCCGGCGATCTACGATGCCTCCGTCCAGGTCAGCCAGGGCCGGGCCAAGCGCCTCTCGCCCTTCTTCATCCCCTCCGCGCTGATCAACCTGGCCTCCGGCCACGTCTCCATCCGCTACGGCTTCAAGGGCCCCAACCACGCGGTGGTCACCGCCTGCGCCACCGGCGTGCACGCGATCGGCGACGCGGCGCGGCTGATCTCCTTCGGCGACGCGGACGTGATGGTCGCGGGCGGCACGGAGGCGGCGGTGAGCGAGATCGGCATGGCGGGCTTCTGCGCCTCCCGCGCGCTCTCCACCGGCTTCAACGACCGCCCGACCGAGGGCTCCCGCCCCTGGGACAAGGACCGCGACGGCTTCGTCATGGGCGAGGGCGCGGGCGTCCTCGTGCTGGAGGAGCTGGAGCACGCGAAGAAGCGCGGCGCCAAGATCTACGGCGAGGTGATCGGCTACGGCATGTCCGGCGACGCCTATCACATCACCGCCCCGGCCGAGGGCCATGACGGCGCCTACCGCGCCATGAAGGCCTGCCTGAAGTCGGCCGGCATCGTCCCCGCCGACATCCAGTACATCAACGCCCACGGCACCAGCACGCCGATGGGCGACGACCTGGAGCTGGAGGCGGTGGAGAAGCTGTTCAACGGCGATGCGGACAAGGTGGCGATGTCCTCCACCAAATCGGCGATCGGCCACCTGCTGGGCGCCGCCGGCGCGGTGGAGGCGGTCTTCTCCCTGCTCGCCATCCGCGACGACGTGGCGCCGCCGACGCTGAACCTGGAGGAGCCCTCGCGCCCCAGCGTGATCGACCGGGTGCCGCTGGTGGCGCAGGAGCGGCCGATCGAGGTGGCGCTGTCCAACTCCTTCGGCTTCGGCGGCACCAACGCCTCCA
- a CDS encoding acyl carrier protein has product MSDTADKVKKIVVEHLGVEESKVTEGASFIDDLGADSLDTVELVMAFEEAFGVEIPDDAAEKITTVGDAIKYIEEHKAA; this is encoded by the coding sequence ATGAGCGACACCGCCGACAAGGTGAAGAAGATCGTCGTCGAGCATCTCGGCGTCGAGGAGTCGAAGGTGACCGAGGGCGCCTCCTTCATCGACGACCTGGGCGCCGACAGCCTGGACACGGTGGAGCTGGTGATGGCCTTCGAGGAGGCCTTCGGCGTGGAGATCCCGGACGACGCGGCCGAGAAGATCACCACCGTCGGCGACGCCATCAAGTACATCGAGGAGCACAAGGCCGCCTGA